The following are encoded together in the Cerasicoccus sp. TK19100 genome:
- the dnaK gene encoding molecular chaperone DnaK, producing MSKILGIDLGTTNSCMAVMEGGEPVVIPNSEGARTTPSVVAFAKNGERLVGQAAKRQAITNPNNTIFSAKRLIGRKFSEIQEEAKHLPYKVVEGKNGDAQIEVTVQGETKQYAPEEISAMILGKLKADAEAYLGETISQAVITVPAYFNNPERQATKDAGKIAGLEVLRVINEPTAAALAYGLDKKSDETIAVYDLGGGTFDISILEIADSVFEVKATNGDTHLGGDNWDSALINWLAAEFKTQNDSSVDLLSDPMAKQRLKEEAEKAKIALSSSQSTDINLPFITADDTGPKHLNVTLSRSKLEQLTDDLAQRTIAPFKKCLEDSDVSMSEVNDLVLVGGMTRMPKIIEIAKGLAGKEPHKGVNPDEVVAIGASIQGGVLQGDVKDVLLLDVTPLTLAIETAGGVATPMIERNTTIPTKKSQVFSTYSDNQNAVDIKILQGERSMANDNKLLGNFRLDGIPPAPRGVPQIEVTFDIDSNGILHVSAKDKATNKEQKVSITGGTGLSEEEVEKAKADAEAHAEEDKKRKAGVEARNQLDGLVFQCEKQLKELGEKLPADKKGPIESALADAKKVLENQEASSDELKAAHDKLQEAFAAAAQDMYANMSPEEQAAAQQAAAEAAGAESTAGNPTAAGKDDDDVVDADFEVVDDKK from the coding sequence ATGAGTAAAATTTTAGGCATCGACTTAGGCACGACTAATTCCTGCATGGCCGTCATGGAAGGCGGGGAACCGGTCGTGATCCCAAATAGCGAAGGCGCGCGCACCACACCATCCGTGGTTGCATTTGCAAAGAACGGCGAGCGCCTTGTCGGCCAGGCCGCGAAGCGCCAGGCCATCACCAACCCAAACAACACCATTTTCTCGGCGAAGCGCCTCATTGGTCGCAAGTTCTCCGAAATTCAGGAGGAAGCCAAGCACCTTCCCTACAAGGTAGTGGAAGGCAAGAACGGCGATGCACAGATCGAAGTCACCGTTCAGGGCGAGACCAAGCAATACGCTCCAGAGGAAATTTCTGCCATGATCCTCGGCAAGCTCAAGGCTGACGCCGAAGCTTACCTGGGTGAAACCATTTCCCAGGCCGTGATCACCGTCCCGGCTTACTTTAACAACCCGGAACGTCAGGCCACCAAGGACGCTGGCAAGATCGCCGGCCTCGAAGTGCTCCGCGTCATCAACGAACCGACCGCGGCTGCCCTCGCCTATGGCCTCGACAAGAAGTCCGACGAAACCATCGCCGTGTATGACCTCGGTGGCGGCACGTTCGACATCTCCATTCTGGAAATCGCCGACAGCGTCTTCGAAGTGAAGGCCACCAATGGCGACACCCACCTGGGTGGCGACAACTGGGACAGCGCCCTCATCAACTGGCTCGCAGCCGAGTTCAAAACTCAGAACGACAGCAGCGTCGACCTTCTTTCTGACCCGATGGCCAAGCAGCGCCTGAAGGAAGAAGCCGAGAAGGCCAAGATTGCCCTGTCCTCCAGCCAATCGACCGACATTAACCTGCCGTTTATCACCGCAGACGACACCGGCCCGAAGCACCTAAACGTCACCCTCAGTCGCTCCAAGCTTGAGCAACTGACGGACGACCTTGCCCAGCGCACCATCGCGCCGTTCAAGAAGTGCCTCGAAGACTCCGATGTCTCCATGAGCGAAGTCAACGACCTCGTCCTCGTCGGTGGTATGACCCGTATGCCCAAGATCATCGAGATCGCCAAGGGCCTCGCGGGCAAGGAGCCGCACAAGGGCGTGAACCCGGACGAAGTGGTCGCCATTGGCGCTTCCATCCAAGGCGGCGTTCTTCAGGGCGACGTCAAGGACGTGCTCCTGCTCGACGTGACCCCGCTGACCCTCGCGATTGAAACCGCAGGCGGCGTCGCCACACCGATGATCGAGCGCAACACCACAATTCCGACCAAGAAGTCTCAGGTCTTCTCCACCTATTCTGACAACCAGAACGCGGTGGACATCAAGATACTGCAAGGCGAACGCTCGATGGCGAACGACAACAAGCTTTTGGGCAACTTCCGCCTCGATGGCATCCCGCCCGCACCCCGTGGCGTGCCGCAGATCGAAGTCACTTTCGACATCGACTCCAACGGCATCCTCCACGTGAGCGCTAAGGACAAGGCCACGAACAAGGAGCAGAAGGTTTCCATCACCGGTGGCACCGGTCTCTCCGAGGAAGAAGTCGAAAAGGCCAAGGCCGACGCCGAAGCCCACGCCGAAGAAGACAAGAAACGCAAGGCTGGCGTGGAAGCACGTAACCAGCTCGACGGCCTCGTCTTCCAATGCGAAAAGCAGCTTAAGGAACTTGGCGAAAAGCTCCCGGCTGACAAGAAGGGCCCGATCGAATCCGCCCTTGCCGACGCCAAGAAGGTCCTAGAAAACCAGGAAGCTTCTTCCGACGAACTCAAGGCCGCCCACGACAAGCTTCAGGAAGCCTTCGCCGCTGCCGCTCAGGACATGTATGCCAACATGTCGCCTGAGGAACAGGCCGCTGCCCAACAGGCTGCCGCCGAAGCCGCAGGTGCTGAGTCCACCGCTGGCAACCCAACCGCCGCAGGCAAGGACGACGACGACGTAGTCGACGCCGACTTCGAAGTGGTCGACGACAAAAAGTAG
- the groL gene encoding chaperonin GroEL (60 kDa chaperone family; promotes refolding of misfolded polypeptides especially under stressful conditions; forms two stacked rings of heptamers to form a barrel-shaped 14mer; ends can be capped by GroES; misfolded proteins enter the barrel where they are refolded when GroES binds): MAKQLKFDEAARKAILAGVQKLSDAVSVTLGPKGRNVLIDKKFGSPTVTKDGVSVAKEIELSDPYENMGAQMVREVASKTSDNAGDGTTTATVLAHAIYKEGLRNVAAGANPIFLKRGIDKAVEAAVAKLAKDSKKVSDREEVKQVATVSANWDTEIGEIIADAMDKVGKDGTITVEEAKGIETTLDVVEGMQFDKGYLSPYFTTNAETMEAILEDAYILIHEKKISSLNDLLPILQKVAKTGKPFFIIAEDVEGEALAALVVNKLRGTLNVCAVKAPGFGDRRKAMLEDIAILTGGRCITEDLGIKLDSLELADLGQAKRISVDKENTTLVEGAGKATDIQGRVKQIRRQIEETSSDYDREKLQERLAKLAGGVAVINVGAATEPEMKEKKARVEDALHATRAAVEEGISAGGSKALLNTAKEIEKAAEALEGDEQIGAYIVRRAIEAPLRKLCSNAGVEGSLVVQEVLKSNKTTGYNVATGVYEDLIKAGVVDPTKVTRSALQNAASVSGLLLTTECMITDEPEEKGSAPAPDMGGMGGMGGMGGMM, from the coding sequence ATGGCTAAGCAACTCAAATTCGACGAAGCCGCACGCAAGGCGATCCTTGCCGGCGTTCAAAAGCTCTCCGACGCGGTCAGCGTGACCCTCGGACCGAAAGGCCGCAATGTCCTCATCGACAAAAAGTTCGGCTCCCCGACTGTAACCAAGGACGGCGTCTCCGTCGCCAAGGAAATCGAACTGAGCGACCCTTATGAAAACATGGGCGCACAGATGGTTCGCGAAGTGGCTTCCAAGACCAGCGACAACGCTGGTGACGGCACCACCACCGCGACCGTTCTCGCACACGCCATCTACAAGGAAGGCCTCCGCAACGTAGCTGCCGGTGCCAACCCGATCTTCCTCAAGCGCGGTATCGACAAGGCCGTTGAAGCCGCAGTCGCCAAGCTCGCCAAGGACAGCAAGAAGGTTTCCGACCGCGAAGAAGTGAAGCAGGTCGCCACCGTTTCCGCTAACTGGGACACCGAAATCGGCGAAATCATCGCTGACGCCATGGACAAGGTTGGCAAGGACGGCACCATCACCGTGGAAGAAGCCAAGGGCATCGAAACCACCCTCGACGTCGTCGAAGGTATGCAGTTCGACAAGGGCTACCTCAGCCCCTACTTCACCACCAATGCCGAAACGATGGAAGCCATCCTCGAGGACGCTTACATCCTGATCCACGAGAAGAAGATCAGCAGCCTCAACGACCTGCTCCCGATCCTTCAGAAGGTGGCCAAGACCGGCAAGCCGTTCTTCATCATCGCTGAAGACGTCGAAGGCGAAGCCCTCGCAGCGCTTGTGGTTAACAAGCTCCGTGGCACGCTCAACGTTTGCGCCGTTAAGGCTCCTGGCTTCGGCGACCGCCGCAAGGCCATGCTCGAAGACATCGCCATCCTCACCGGTGGCCGCTGCATCACCGAAGACCTCGGCATCAAGCTCGACAGCCTCGAACTCGCCGACCTCGGCCAGGCCAAGCGCATCTCCGTCGACAAGGAAAACACCACCCTCGTTGAAGGTGCCGGCAAGGCTACCGACATCCAGGGCCGCGTGAAGCAGATCCGCCGTCAGATCGAAGAAACCTCTTCCGACTACGACCGCGAAAAGCTGCAAGAGCGCCTCGCCAAGCTTGCTGGCGGCGTAGCCGTCATCAACGTTGGTGCCGCAACCGAGCCGGAAATGAAGGAAAAGAAGGCTCGCGTGGAAGACGCCCTGCACGCAACCCGCGCCGCTGTCGAAGAAGGCATCTCCGCTGGTGGTTCCAAGGCTCTCCTCAACACCGCCAAGGAAATCGAGAAGGCTGCTGAAGCCCTCGAAGGTGACGAGCAAATCGGCGCTTACATCGTTCGCCGTGCAATCGAAGCTCCCCTCCGCAAGCTGTGCTCTAACGCCGGCGTCGAAGGCAGCCTCGTTGTTCAGGAAGTGCTCAAGAGCAACAAGACCACCGGTTACAACGTCGCTACCGGCGTTTACGAAGACCTCATCAAGGCTGGTGTTGTTGACCCGACCAAGGTGACCCGCTCTGCCCTGCAGAACGCCGCTTCGGTTTCCGGCCTGCTCCTCACCACCGAGTGCATGATCACCGACGAACCGGAAGAAAAGGGCTCGGCCCCGGCTCCGGACATGGGTGGCATGGGCGGTATGGGCGGCATGGGCGGCATGATGTAA
- a CDS encoding YjzC family protein → MSNKQYKPGQIAPRSGQYERIGSRGGRSGAEVTVTKGEPMPPTPKRGESYRLADATKHKGGR, encoded by the coding sequence ATGAGCAATAAGCAGTATAAACCTGGCCAGATCGCACCTAGATCTGGCCAATACGAACGTATCGGCTCACGTGGGGGTCGATCTGGTGCAGAGGTCACCGTAACAAAGGGCGAGCCAATGCCGCCGACCCCCAAACGCGGAGAGAGCTATCGACTAGCTGACGCCACCAAACACAAAGGAGGGCGTTAA
- the hisA gene encoding 1-(5-phosphoribosyl)-5-[(5-phosphoribosylamino)methylideneamino]imidazole-4-carboxamide isomerase: MTILPAIDIKNGHCVRLLQGLADQETEYYENPVDPAKEFLAAGSEWVHVVDLDGAFTGKPANIEAAKQIAALGLKVEFGGGIRSIEDIRNAIDGGVSRVVVGTRACESLDFVKQMAKEFGDKVAVGIDAREGKVAVHGWVDVTDMPAIKLAQEVAAAGIQHIIYTDIATDGMMRGPNYEGMKEMWSAVDCNVIASGGVSDIHDVIHYADLAPRYPNFSGVIIGKAIYEKAIDLKAALDISKAVKRG, encoded by the coding sequence ATGACAATTCTCCCCGCAATCGACATCAAGAACGGCCACTGTGTGCGCCTGCTCCAAGGCCTGGCCGATCAAGAGACCGAGTATTACGAGAACCCGGTTGATCCGGCCAAGGAATTCCTGGCCGCCGGCTCCGAATGGGTGCACGTCGTCGACCTCGACGGTGCCTTCACCGGAAAGCCGGCCAACATCGAAGCCGCCAAGCAAATTGCTGCACTCGGCCTGAAGGTGGAGTTCGGTGGCGGCATCCGCTCGATCGAGGACATCCGCAATGCAATCGACGGCGGCGTGTCCCGCGTCGTAGTCGGCACCCGCGCCTGCGAGAGTCTGGACTTCGTTAAGCAAATGGCCAAGGAGTTCGGCGACAAGGTGGCTGTCGGCATCGACGCCCGCGAGGGCAAGGTGGCCGTGCATGGCTGGGTGGACGTCACCGATATGCCTGCGATCAAGCTCGCGCAGGAAGTCGCCGCTGCGGGCATCCAGCACATCATTTACACCGACATCGCCACCGACGGCATGATGCGCGGCCCGAACTACGAAGGCATGAAGGAAATGTGGTCCGCCGTGGACTGCAACGTCATCGCCTCAGGCGGCGTTTCCGACATCCACGATGTCATTCACTACGCCGACCTGGCCCCCCGCTACCCGAACTTTAGCGGCGTCATCATTGGCAAAGCGATCTACGAAAAGGCCATCGACCTGAAAGCCGCGCTGGATATCTCCAAAGCGGTGAAGCGCGGTTAG
- the mdoH gene encoding glucans biosynthesis glucosyltransferase MdoH: MNQQDWKRISESRRLIFMSGVAVTTLLGVLLFADLLWRVPYNNAKWVLLAIFAILFANLSFGFVQAVAGFVCLLKRTDQLKISALDKLYDGQPLTSRTALLFPIYNEDPQSVAANIATTYEALTKAGVIENFEFFMLSDTTASNNWIEEESAWLETVQKLNAHGKIFYRKRRDNLNQKSGNVADFLRRWGKPYDFFICYDADSLMTADTLIRMTRIMEHTPDLGILQSMPRLCNAKSLFARLQQFGNRLQGMIGGAGLNFWQQSEGNYWGHNAIIRTDAFTRYCNLPELPGARPLGGRVMSHDFVEAALMRKAGLQVWLAYDFEGTYEEMPPSIIDFAVRDRRWSQGNLQHTWIMLFGRIPMVNRVHMLNGIMSYISGPLWLIFLVLTTLIFYSWENSQLTMFINESWLPLTPESTSTQGLIVFLLTMALILVPKVFPLVLFLKSPEERRKFGGMARAAASLLFEVTMFTIIAPSLMLFHSSFIAALFMGQRVSWNSQRRGGDGISWREAFAVQGPCTLIGVMWGLLAWHIAPSLFWWMSPVLFGWVLAPFITVWTSRESVGDWIANRGLLLSPEDIAPPAEVQTLRDKLAIAPRLPKPIPELADDYGLIRVIVDPYLNALHQQFLRERDHQPDDIRDDLAALRQRLLSEGAPALSADDKLRLLYDLPSVSLLHQELWDAPTEKIASWWRLALSRYNRESMFRVDLQTPAA; the protein is encoded by the coding sequence ATGAACCAACAAGACTGGAAACGCATCAGCGAAAGCCGCCGGTTGATCTTTATGTCCGGCGTCGCCGTGACCACGCTACTCGGCGTATTACTTTTTGCCGACCTGCTTTGGCGCGTACCCTACAACAACGCCAAGTGGGTGCTGCTGGCAATCTTCGCCATTCTTTTCGCGAACTTATCCTTTGGCTTCGTGCAGGCCGTCGCGGGCTTCGTGTGCCTGCTCAAGCGCACCGACCAGCTAAAGATTTCCGCGCTGGATAAACTCTACGACGGCCAGCCGCTCACCTCTCGCACCGCCCTGCTCTTTCCCATCTACAATGAGGATCCGCAAAGCGTCGCCGCCAACATCGCCACCACCTACGAGGCGCTGACAAAGGCGGGCGTCATTGAGAATTTTGAGTTCTTCATGCTCAGTGACACCACCGCCTCCAACAACTGGATCGAGGAGGAATCCGCCTGGCTTGAAACCGTGCAAAAGCTCAATGCCCACGGCAAAATCTTTTACCGCAAACGCCGCGACAACCTGAACCAAAAGTCCGGCAACGTTGCCGACTTTTTGCGCCGCTGGGGCAAGCCCTACGACTTCTTTATCTGCTACGATGCCGACAGCCTGATGACCGCCGATACGCTCATTCGTATGACGCGTATCATGGAGCACACGCCCGATCTCGGCATCCTCCAGTCAATGCCCCGACTTTGCAATGCAAAGTCTCTCTTCGCGCGGTTGCAGCAGTTTGGCAACCGGCTCCAGGGCATGATCGGCGGCGCGGGGCTGAACTTCTGGCAACAAAGTGAAGGCAACTACTGGGGGCACAACGCCATCATCCGCACCGACGCCTTCACTCGCTATTGCAACCTCCCTGAGCTACCCGGCGCACGTCCGCTCGGCGGCCGCGTGATGAGCCACGACTTCGTGGAAGCCGCGCTCATGCGCAAGGCCGGGCTGCAAGTTTGGCTGGCCTATGACTTCGAGGGCACCTACGAGGAAATGCCGCCCAGCATCATCGACTTCGCCGTGCGCGACCGCCGTTGGAGCCAGGGCAACTTGCAGCACACCTGGATCATGCTCTTTGGCCGCATCCCGATGGTCAACCGCGTGCACATGCTCAACGGCATCATGAGCTACATTTCCGGCCCGCTCTGGCTCATCTTTCTCGTGCTGACTACCCTGATTTTCTACAGTTGGGAGAACAGTCAGCTCACGATGTTTATCAACGAATCATGGCTACCTTTGACCCCGGAGTCCACCAGCACGCAGGGCCTGATCGTCTTCCTCTTAACCATGGCGCTGATTCTCGTGCCCAAGGTCTTTCCTCTGGTGCTATTTTTAAAATCGCCCGAAGAGCGCCGCAAGTTTGGCGGCATGGCGCGGGCCGCCGCATCGCTACTGTTTGAAGTGACGATGTTTACCATCATCGCGCCGTCGCTGATGCTGTTTCACAGTTCGTTTATCGCGGCGCTGTTCATGGGCCAGCGCGTCAGCTGGAATTCGCAACGCCGCGGGGGTGACGGCATCAGTTGGCGCGAAGCCTTCGCCGTCCAGGGCCCGTGCACGCTAATCGGCGTCATGTGGGGCCTGCTCGCCTGGCACATCGCGCCGTCACTGTTTTGGTGGATGTCCCCCGTGCTCTTTGGCTGGGTGCTGGCACCGTTCATCACCGTCTGGACTAGCCGCGAATCCGTTGGCGATTGGATCGCTAATCGTGGCCTGTTGCTCAGCCCGGAAGACATCGCCCCACCCGCCGAAGTGCAGACGCTTCGCGACAAGCTCGCCATAGCCCCGCGCCTGCCCAAACCAATTCCCGAGCTGGCCGACGACTACGGGCTGATCCGCGTCATCGTCGACCCCTACCTCAACGCCCTGCACCAGCAGTTTCTGCGCGAACGCGATCACCAGCCCGACGATATTCGCGACGACCTCGCGGCCCTGCGTCAGCGGCTCCTCTCGGAAGGTGCCCCCGCCCTCTCCGCCGACGACAAGCTACGCCTGCTTTACGACCTGCCCAGCGTGAGCCTGCTCCACCAGGAACTCTGGGACGCCCCCACTGAGAAAATCGCCAGCTGGTGGCGCCTCGCCCTCAGCCGCTACAACCGCGAAAGTATGTTCCGCGTGGACCTGCAAACACCGGCGGCTTAA
- a CDS encoding type II toxin-antitoxin system RelB/DinJ family antitoxin — protein sequence MKTAAVHSRIEPEIKEKAESILSQLGVTPTEAIRMFYTQIALQKGLPFSVKIPNKETEAALRDSREGKNLERFNSVDALARSWDD from the coding sequence ATGAAAACCGCAGCGGTTCACAGTCGCATCGAGCCTGAAATCAAGGAGAAGGCTGAGAGTATTCTGAGCCAACTAGGAGTTACGCCCACGGAGGCGATACGTATGTTTTATACGCAAATAGCTCTCCAGAAAGGCCTACCATTCAGTGTCAAAATTCCAAATAAGGAAACAGAAGCGGCGCTAAGGGACTCCCGAGAAGGTAAAAATCTGGAGCGCTTTAATTCAGTTGATGCATTGGCGCGCAGCTGGGACGACTGA
- a CDS encoding glycosyltransferase family 25 protein, which translates to MSIWKGVTTPTEGGVTHKSALSFLYHPCFAMYPSHMSEFPPVVVINLERAPDRRKMMAEHLDAMGISHRFLAAVDGKQLTPEQQKQYSRTKTFVRLNRDLHPNEIGCAHSHINAWREAAAADREVLIMEDDIRLHDDFRRVVETREQWLPADWDVVNLAHDIAKPVDLKPCPVADLSYKSVCSFEGVVGRAACYLVHPESAKKLVECALPIAMPADDILGDASVNELNIYGIEPRIATWRDAEECPSNIWAGAKMDSFTEESRSSGVGLLMRVFTRIHRTFRK; encoded by the coding sequence GTGTCGATCTGGAAGGGAGTAACCACGCCCACTGAGGGCGGCGTGACTCACAAATCCGCTTTAAGCTTTCTTTATCATCCCTGTTTTGCAATGTATCCGAGTCATATGAGCGAGTTTCCTCCGGTAGTCGTGATCAACCTCGAACGTGCGCCCGATCGTCGTAAAATGATGGCGGAGCACCTCGACGCTATGGGGATTTCGCATCGATTTCTTGCCGCCGTGGATGGCAAGCAACTAACGCCCGAACAGCAAAAACAATACTCCCGGACCAAAACCTTCGTGCGACTGAACCGAGATCTGCACCCGAATGAAATCGGCTGCGCGCACTCGCACATCAATGCCTGGCGTGAGGCAGCGGCAGCGGACCGCGAGGTGCTGATCATGGAGGACGATATCCGGCTCCATGATGATTTTCGCCGGGTTGTGGAAACGCGTGAACAATGGCTTCCTGCTGATTGGGACGTTGTCAATCTCGCCCATGACATCGCCAAACCAGTTGACTTAAAGCCGTGCCCGGTGGCGGACTTGTCCTACAAATCGGTTTGCTCGTTTGAGGGGGTGGTCGGCCGCGCTGCCTGTTATCTGGTTCACCCGGAGTCCGCCAAAAAACTGGTCGAGTGTGCCCTGCCAATTGCGATGCCGGCCGATGACATTTTAGGAGACGCCTCCGTGAACGAACTGAACATTTACGGCATCGAGCCGAGAATCGCAACTTGGCGCGATGCGGAGGAATGCCCGTCAAATATCTGGGCTGGTGCCAAAATGGACAGCTTCACCGAGGAGTCCCGCTCCAGTGGCGTAGGTTTGCTGATGCGCGTCTTCACCCGAATCCACCGGACATTTCGAAAATAA
- a CDS encoding co-chaperone GroES: MATATKVKIKPLGDRVLIQAVKLDDEQVKGGIIIPDSAKEKPQEAKVIALGTGGKDENGKAQPFNVKVGDIVIVSKYGGTEVKFEDETYTLVREDDILGVVEG, encoded by the coding sequence ATGGCAACCGCAACCAAAGTGAAAATCAAGCCACTCGGCGACCGTGTACTCATCCAGGCTGTTAAGCTGGACGACGAACAAGTCAAGGGTGGCATCATCATCCCTGATTCCGCCAAGGAAAAGCCGCAAGAAGCCAAGGTCATTGCCTTGGGCACCGGCGGCAAAGACGAAAACGGCAAGGCCCAGCCCTTCAACGTGAAGGTTGGCGACATCGTGATCGTTTCCAAATACGGCGGCACCGAGGTTAAGTTCGAAGACGAGACCTACACGCTCGTTCGCGAAGACGACATCCTCGGCGTCGTTGAAGGCTAA
- a CDS encoding helix-hairpin-helix domain-containing protein has protein sequence MAQANRERKKDYEALQSPFMRIPQMKIDVARGLLNIGVTQIYHLEGRSPESLLAEMEKAKAELRDDVIAYLRMAVYFAENQPPDASKLYPTVWM, from the coding sequence ATGGCTCAGGCTAATCGCGAACGGAAAAAAGACTACGAGGCACTGCAGTCGCCCTTCATGCGCATCCCGCAGATGAAGATCGACGTCGCACGCGGGCTGCTGAACATCGGCGTTACGCAGATTTACCACTTGGAAGGGCGCTCACCGGAGTCGCTCCTCGCCGAGATGGAAAAGGCCAAGGCCGAGCTGCGAGACGACGTCATTGCTTACCTGCGTATGGCCGTTTACTTCGCGGAAAACCAGCCACCCGACGCCAGCAAGCTCTACCCAACGGTGTGGATGTAG
- a CDS encoding glucan biosynthesis protein: MNKLLCAISASLACLTLQGYDRVSVNLDFVSDLAKQKAEAAYGEDAEPLPPALRNLTYDDYRNLRFRNSEALWLGQDYRYIIEFFHPGYIYDQPVLVFETTDTHVQEIPFQRGFFNYEDTTLSPNEAPDNIGFAGVRIRYPLNMPQVRDDLIVFQGASYFRALGKGNSYGLSSRALGVGIGKEGEQFPHFTRIWLKKPADPNAEKLIVFALLEGENVTGAYEFTLTPGDETVVEVRSRIWPLGDTDRLNFAPLTSMFCFGESSEFPIDDWRPEVHDSDGLLIANGKQWTWRPLKNPTTITHQSFPVDQLRGFGLLQRDRRFGSYEDLEANYENRPSVWVTPEGKWPQGEIVLVELPTPDETEDNINAFWKPAEPPANGQFYDLNYRMSWRSSEPNRALANVLESRIGQKTLDPQSTSFAIEFSPPKDFKPEQLSELTIDFQADGAPVKTEPQLRYNKPENSVRAYFDLSRNTQTAHHLALTLMRNGEPVSEKWTYLWQPIKANEHVASNQRNRLSADQ; encoded by the coding sequence ATGAACAAGCTGTTGTGTGCTATCAGCGCGTCATTGGCCTGCCTGACGTTGCAGGGGTATGATCGTGTTTCCGTGAACTTGGACTTCGTGAGTGATCTTGCGAAGCAGAAGGCCGAGGCTGCCTACGGTGAAGACGCCGAACCGCTCCCACCCGCGCTCAGGAATTTAACCTACGATGACTACCGCAACCTCCGCTTTCGCAACAGCGAGGCGCTGTGGCTTGGGCAGGACTATCGCTACATCATTGAGTTTTTCCACCCGGGCTACATCTACGATCAGCCCGTCCTCGTTTTTGAAACGACGGACACACACGTGCAGGAGATTCCGTTCCAGCGTGGCTTCTTCAACTACGAGGACACCACCCTCTCGCCCAACGAAGCACCGGATAACATCGGCTTCGCTGGCGTGCGCATTCGCTACCCGCTCAACATGCCGCAAGTGCGCGACGACCTGATCGTCTTCCAAGGGGCCTCGTATTTCCGCGCATTGGGCAAGGGTAACAGCTACGGCCTGTCCTCGCGCGCACTCGGTGTCGGCATCGGCAAAGAGGGCGAGCAGTTCCCGCACTTCACCCGCATCTGGCTCAAAAAACCCGCCGATCCCAACGCGGAGAAACTGATCGTATTTGCCCTCCTCGAAGGCGAAAACGTGACTGGTGCCTACGAATTTACGCTGACGCCCGGCGACGAAACCGTGGTGGAAGTCCGCAGCCGCATTTGGCCTCTTGGCGACACCGACCGCCTCAACTTCGCACCACTCACGAGCATGTTCTGCTTTGGCGAAAGCAGTGAGTTTCCCATCGACGACTGGCGCCCCGAGGTCCACGACTCCGATGGCCTACTCATCGCCAACGGCAAGCAGTGGACCTGGCGTCCGCTGAAAAACCCGACCACCATCACCCACCAGTCGTTCCCTGTGGACCAGCTGCGCGGCTTTGGCCTGCTGCAGCGCGACCGCCGCTTTGGCTCCTACGAAGATCTGGAGGCCAACTACGAGAACCGCCCCAGCGTGTGGGTTACCCCCGAAGGCAAATGGCCACAGGGTGAAATTGTCCTCGTCGAGTTGCCCACGCCGGACGAAACCGAGGACAACATCAACGCCTTCTGGAAACCCGCCGAGCCGCCCGCCAATGGCCAGTTTTACGACCTAAACTACCGCATGTCCTGGCGCAGCAGTGAGCCCAACCGCGCCTTGGCCAACGTGCTTGAATCCCGCATCGGCCAAAAGACGCTCGACCCGCAGTCGACCTCCTTCGCCATCGAGTTCTCACCACCCAAAGACTTCAAGCCCGAGCAACTGAGTGAGCTGACCATTGATTTCCAAGCCGACGGCGCACCCGTCAAGACCGAGCCCCAGTTACGCTATAACAAGCCGGAGAACTCCGTCCGCGCTTACTTCGATCTCAGCCGCAATACCCAGACGGCACACCATCTCGCGCTTACCCTCATGCGAAACGGCGAGCCCGTTTCGGAAAAATGGACCTACCTCTGGCAACCCATCAAGGCAAACGAACATGTCGCATCCAACCAGAGAAACCGTCTTTCGGCAGATCAGTGA